In Xanthocytophaga agilis, the following are encoded in one genomic region:
- a CDS encoding sterol desaturase family protein, which yields METVVAFFEHIPSSYRAAILIGGILLFWSIEGIIPLSLTPYHKWRHAGLNLFFTLTTVVINFLFAALLLKTSDWTADQHFGLLYLTTMPLWLFILLGLLLLDLIGAYLIHWLEHKLKWLWKFHLIHHTDTYVDTTTANRHHPGESVFRAIFTILAVFISGAPIWLVMLYQSLSVIFSQFNHANIKLPVQLDKVISWIIVSPNMHKVHHHYKQPLTDTNYGNIFSLWDRLFGTFATENPANLIYGVDTHMDAKENNQLTNLLQIPFQPYRRSADISYSGTHKADSVTKDQPSVG from the coding sequence ATGGAGACAGTTGTTGCTTTCTTTGAACATATACCCAGTAGCTATCGTGCCGCTATCCTTATTGGAGGAATACTGTTGTTCTGGAGTATTGAAGGAATTATTCCACTATCATTAACGCCTTATCATAAGTGGAGACATGCTGGGTTAAATCTGTTTTTTACCTTAACCACTGTTGTTATTAATTTTCTTTTTGCAGCCCTTCTTCTAAAAACAAGTGATTGGACAGCCGATCAGCACTTTGGCCTACTGTATCTAACAACTATGCCATTGTGGTTGTTTATCTTACTAGGCTTACTATTGCTTGATTTAATTGGAGCTTATTTGATTCATTGGCTGGAACATAAACTAAAATGGCTATGGAAGTTTCATCTTATCCATCATACAGATACATACGTTGATACCACTACTGCCAATCGGCATCATCCAGGTGAAAGTGTTTTTCGGGCTATATTTACTATTCTGGCTGTATTTATATCAGGAGCCCCGATCTGGCTGGTTATGTTATATCAAAGTTTATCTGTTATATTTTCTCAGTTTAACCATGCCAATATTAAGCTGCCAGTTCAACTGGATAAGGTTATAAGCTGGATTATTGTTTCTCCCAATATGCACAAGGTACATCATCATTACAAGCAGCCCCTCACAGATACAAACTATGGGAATATATTCTCACTTTGGGATCGGTTGTTTGGCACCTTTGCTACAGAAAATCCAGCCAATCTAATTTATGGAGTAGATACACATATGGATGCTAAGGAGAATAATCAACTAACTAATTTGCTGCAAATACCTTTTCAACCCTATAGACGCTCCGCTGATATCTCCTATTCAGGAACACACAAAGCAGATAGTGTAACAAAAGATCAACCATCAGTAGGATAG
- the treF gene encoding alpha,alpha-trehalase TreF, with translation MLHIALNQQAIGQNVAGYQDFFKTVQLAAIFPDSKTFPDCTPKYQLAEIVKKYQKQHTLPDFGLKEFVLANYTLPKSYSSDFTSDTSKSATEHIISLWDVLTRKPEKHIPGSSLVNLPYQYVVPGGRFGEIYYWDSYFTMLGLEASGRIDLVQHMIDNFAFLIDTIGFIPNGNRTYYLTRSQPPFFALMVGILANTKGDETYSKYLPQLEKEYAFWMSGTEKLGKQSGTFRRVVRMQGGEILNRYWDDSATPRPEAYKEDVATADAILKNSTIPMPKKASKASQQFIIDQKRAVIYRHLRAAAESGWDFCNRWFKDGNSMETIHTTDIIPVDLNALMYNLEMTISKAYTLKGNAQKAKSYQDAAERRKQAVLMYCWDKKAQYFTDYDFITRQTTQTFSLAGMYPFFVHMNIGTPATVAQRIEKDFLRDGGVLTTLTNTGQQWDAPNGWAPLQWITYKGLKDNGYSELADKIKNRWISNNVRVYKQTGKMVEKYNVTDITLKAGGGEYPVQDGFGWSNGVLLRLLKEK, from the coding sequence GTGCTACATATCGCACTAAATCAGCAGGCAATTGGACAAAATGTTGCCGGATACCAGGATTTTTTCAAAACTGTACAATTGGCTGCTATTTTTCCAGACTCCAAAACTTTTCCTGACTGTACACCAAAATATCAGTTGGCAGAAATTGTAAAGAAGTACCAGAAGCAACATACTCTACCCGATTTTGGATTAAAGGAGTTTGTCCTGGCTAATTATACATTGCCTAAGAGTTATTCTTCAGACTTTACATCTGACACCAGCAAGTCTGCAACTGAACACATCATCAGCTTATGGGATGTACTTACGCGAAAGCCGGAAAAGCATATACCAGGAAGTTCGTTGGTGAACCTACCCTACCAATATGTAGTGCCTGGAGGGCGATTTGGCGAAATATATTATTGGGATAGTTATTTTACCATGTTGGGCTTAGAAGCCTCTGGCCGCATAGACTTGGTCCAGCATATGATTGATAACTTTGCATTCCTGATTGACACAATTGGTTTTATTCCGAATGGGAACCGGACATACTATCTAACACGTTCACAACCGCCGTTTTTTGCCTTAATGGTAGGTATTCTCGCCAATACAAAAGGTGATGAGACATATAGCAAATATCTTCCTCAGCTTGAGAAAGAATATGCCTTCTGGATGAGTGGCACTGAAAAGCTAGGCAAACAAAGTGGTACATTCCGAAGAGTAGTACGCATGCAGGGAGGGGAAATACTAAACCGCTACTGGGATGATTCGGCAACACCAAGACCAGAAGCCTATAAAGAAGATGTAGCAACAGCCGATGCTATTTTAAAAAATAGTACCATTCCAATGCCTAAGAAAGCATCAAAGGCATCTCAACAATTTATTATTGATCAAAAGCGAGCTGTTATCTACCGGCATCTTCGCGCTGCAGCCGAAAGTGGTTGGGATTTCTGTAATCGCTGGTTTAAGGACGGCAATTCTATGGAAACAATCCATACTACAGATATTATTCCTGTAGATCTGAATGCACTTATGTATAATCTTGAAATGACTATAAGTAAAGCCTACACATTGAAAGGGAATGCACAAAAAGCTAAAAGTTATCAGGATGCAGCGGAACGAAGAAAACAAGCCGTACTTATGTATTGTTGGGATAAAAAAGCCCAATACTTTACAGATTATGACTTTATCACCAGGCAAACCACCCAAACCTTCTCCCTGGCAGGCATGTATCCTTTCTTTGTACATATGAATATTGGAACACCCGCGACTGTAGCCCAGCGAATTGAGAAAGATTTTCTGAGAGATGGAGGGGTGCTTACCACCTTAACAAACACAGGACAGCAATGGGATGCACCCAATGGTTGGGCACCTTTACAATGGATCACTTATAAAGGATTAAAAGATAACGGGTACAGCGAACTGGCAGATAAAATTAAAAACCGCTGGATTTCTAATAATGTACGTGTATACAAACAAACAGGTAAAATGGTAGAAAAATACAATGTGACAGATATTACCTTAAAGGCAGGAGGAGGAGAATATCCTGTACAGGATGGCTTTGGCTGGTCAAATGGCGTGTTGCTTCGTTTACTGAAAGAAAAGTAA